The Tripterygium wilfordii isolate XIE 37 chromosome 4, ASM1340144v1, whole genome shotgun sequence genome has a window encoding:
- the LOC119997878 gene encoding leucine-rich repeat extensin-like protein 3 — MKTKVQIPVFITSTVLIFLTSASRVSFYSNAGLSDIQASYIKQRQLFYYRDKHGSRGEFVSIPASLTFDNPRLRSAYIALRAWKQAIISDPLNITSNWIGSRVCNYTGVFCAPAPDNKSIETVASIDLNHGDIAGYLPEELGGLTDIALFHVNSNRFCGTLPQKFKYLKLLFELDLSNNRFASKFPYVVLGLPNLKYLDLRFNEFEGKVPRVLFDKDLDAIFINHNRFAFQLPDNVGNSPVSVMVLAHNSFHGCVPASLGNMAKTLNELVLINSGLSSCLPKEIGLLKNVTVFDISYNRLVGELPDTIGQMVNLEQLNVAHNMLTGTIPESICSLPNLKNFSFAYNFFTGESPTCLDLDNFDESRNCLSGRLKQRSTLQCKMFLSCKIQCSAIQCHHSGRPLPPPQPVYPPPQSPPSPPSPPSVSPPPPPSLSPPPSPPPPLSPSPPLPLPPSPSPPPPSPSPPSPSPSPPPPSPSPPPSPSLSPPPPSPPPPSPPFLPPSPPPPSSLPPPCTHLPPPPPSPNPYYNSPPPPPPPPPANNYQSPPPSIYAPPPPPPCTDPPPPPPCEQQSPPPPPLNQYMPPASPSPTVPPAPFYNGPLSPIIRAPYPSPPPPPPPFN; from the coding sequence ATGAAGACAAAGGTTCAGATTCCAGTATTTATCACTAGTACAGTACTCATTTTCCTCACCAGTGCTTCACGGGTCTCTTTCTACAGCAATGCAGGACTTTCAGACATACAAGCATCATACATCAAGCAAAGGCAGCTATTCTATTACAGAGATAAACATGGTTCTAGAGGTGAGTTTGTGAGCATACCTGCTTCTCTCACATTTGATAATCCAAGACTCAGAAGTGCATATATTGCCCTTCGAGCATGGAAACAAGCCATAATCTCTGATCCTCTGAACATTACCTCCAATTGGATTGGATCCAGGGTATGCAATTACACGGGTGTCTTTTGCGCCCCAGCTCCAGACAACAAATCAATCGAAACAGTAGCTAGCATTGATCTTAATCATGGTGACATTGCTGGGTACCTCCCAGAAGAGTTAGGCGGCCTTACAGATATTGCATTGTTTCACGTCAACTCAAATCGTTTCTGTGGCACCCTTCCCCAAAAATTTAAGTATCTAAAGCTTCTCTTCGAACTTGATCTGAGCAACAATAGATTTGCGAGCAAGTTTCCTTATGTTGTCCTTGGTCTGCCAAACCTCAAGTACCTTGATCTTCGGTTCAATGAGTTTGAAGGTAAAGTCCCCAGAGTTCTCTTTGATAAAGATCTCGATGCAATATTTATAAACCACAACAGATTTGCTTTCCAGTTACCTGATAATGTTGGAAACTCGCCAGTTTCTGTTATGGTTCTCGCGCACAACAGCTTTCATGGGTGTGTTCCAGCAAGTTTAGGAAATATGGCAAAAACTCTGAATGAATTGGTTCTCATCAACAGTGGTTTGAGCTCATGCTTACCAAAAGAGATTGGGTTGCTAAAGAATGTGACAGTATTTGACATCAGCTATAACAGGCTAGTGGGAGAGTTACCAGACACAATTGGACAAATGGTGAACTTGGAGCAGCTAAATGTGGCTCACAACATGCTAACGGGAACTATACCTGAGAGCATCTGTTCACTTCCAAATCTCAAGAACTTCAGCTTTGCTTACAATTTCTTCACTGGTGAGTCACCTACGTGTTTGGATTTGGATAATTTTGATGAAAGCAGGAACTGTTTGAGTGGAAGGCTGAAGCAGAGATCCACATTGCAGTGTAAAATGTTTCTTTCCTGCAAAATACAGTGTAGTGCAATCCAGTGCCATCACTCAGGCCGTCCCCTGCCTCCACCTCAACCCGTTTATCCACCACCCCAATCACCACCTTCACCACCTTCCCCTCCATCAGTAtcaccaccgccaccaccatCTCTGTCGCCACCACCGTCACCACCTCCTCCATTGTCACCATCACCACCACTGCCGCTACCACCATCACCTTCACCACCTCCTCCATCCCCgtcaccaccatcaccatccccttcaccacctcctccatcaccatcaccacccCCTTCTCCATCACTGTCACCACCGCCACCTTCGCCACCACctccatcaccaccatttctgccACCTTCACCGCCACCTCCATCATCACTGCCACCACCTTGCACACACTTACCACCACCACCCCCCTCACCAAATCCTTACTATAATTCACCACCACCTCCCCCTCCACCACCACCTGCTAATAACTATCAATCACCACCACCATCGATTTATGCCCCACCACCCCCACCTCCATGTACAGAccctcctccacctccaccatgTGAGCAGCAAtcaccacccccacccccacttAATCAATACATGCCACCTGCTTCACCTTCACCTACAGTTCCACCAGCTCCATTCTACAATGGTCCATTGTCGCCAATTATAAGGGCACCATATCCTTCTCCACCGCCACCCCCACCACCATTTAATTGA
- the LOC119997131 gene encoding probable E3 ubiquitin-protein ligase RZFP34 isoform X2: protein MVLMGEVAVMFSESQQAGMETLQHLHFEENETCAVDSCFLQSAGKCMLAETDHIKTTELLNKGVMKYGCSHYQRRCRIRAPCCNEIFDCRHCHNENNINVDWKLRHEMPRRQVSQVICSLCGTEQEVQQVCINCGVCMGKYYCETCKLFDDDTSKEQYHCSGCGICRIGGRENFFHCYKCGCCYSILLRNSHPCVEGAMHHDCPVCFEFLFESRFDVTVMPCGHTIHSDCLKEMREHHQYACPLCSKSVCDMSKVWEKFDTEIAATPMPEEYLNKMVWILCNDCGKTSEVRFHVVAQKCLNCKSYNTRQTRG, encoded by the exons ATGGTACTTATGGGGGAAGTAGCAGTTATGTTTTCCGAGTCTCAACAAGCTGGAATGGAGACCCTACAACATTTACattttgaggagaatgaaacATGTGCAGTGGACTCTTGCTTTCTACAGTCAGCTGGCAAGTGCATGCTTGCTGAAACTGATCATATAAAAACCACTGAATTGCTCAATAAAGGAGTTATGAAGTATGG ATGCTCACACTATCAGCGAAGGTGCCGTATCAGGGCACCCTGTTGCAATGAGATTTTTGATTGCCGGCACTGTCATAATGAG AACAATATCAATGTCGATTGGAAGCTTAGACATGAGATGCCACGCCGTCAAGTGAGTCAG GTGATATGTTCACTTTGTGGCACCGAACAGGAG GTTCAACAAGTTTGTATCAACTGTGGTGTGTGTATGGGGAAGTACTACTGTGAGACATGCAAgttgtttgatgatgat ACATCTAAGGAACAGTATCATTGCTCTGGCTGTGGGATTTGCAG AATTGGAGGGCGTGAAAATTTCTTTCATTGCTATAAATGTG GCTGTTGCTACTCAATTCTTTTGAGGAACAGTCACCCTTGTGTAGAAGGGGCGATGCATCATGATTGCCCTGTCTGCTTTGAG TTTTTGTTTGAGTCAAGATTTGATGTGACTGTTATGCCCTGTGGACACACCATTCACTCTGACTGTTTGAAAGAGATGAGGGAGCATCATCA ATATGCCTGCCCTCTTTGCTCCAAGTCTGTTTGTGATATGTCCAAGGTATGGGAGAAGTTTGACACGGAAATCGCTGCTACACCAATGCCGGAAGAATATCTAAATAAAATG GTTTGGATCCTTTGCAATGACTGTGGGAAGACCTCAGAAGTGCGGTTCCATGTGGTTGCTCAAAAATGCTTGAATTGCAAATCATACAATACTCGCCAAACTAGAGGGTGA
- the LOC119997131 gene encoding probable E3 ubiquitin-protein ligase RZFP34 isoform X1: MVLMGEVAVMFSESQQAGMETLQHLHFEENETCAVDSCFLQSAGKCMLAETDHIKTTELLNKGVMKYGCSHYQRRCRIRAPCCNEIFDCRHCHNEVKNNINVDWKLRHEMPRRQVSQVICSLCGTEQEVQQVCINCGVCMGKYYCETCKLFDDDTSKEQYHCSGCGICRIGGRENFFHCYKCGCCYSILLRNSHPCVEGAMHHDCPVCFEFLFESRFDVTVMPCGHTIHSDCLKEMREHHQYACPLCSKSVCDMSKVWEKFDTEIAATPMPEEYLNKMVWILCNDCGKTSEVRFHVVAQKCLNCKSYNTRQTRG; the protein is encoded by the exons ATGGTACTTATGGGGGAAGTAGCAGTTATGTTTTCCGAGTCTCAACAAGCTGGAATGGAGACCCTACAACATTTACattttgaggagaatgaaacATGTGCAGTGGACTCTTGCTTTCTACAGTCAGCTGGCAAGTGCATGCTTGCTGAAACTGATCATATAAAAACCACTGAATTGCTCAATAAAGGAGTTATGAAGTATGG ATGCTCACACTATCAGCGAAGGTGCCGTATCAGGGCACCCTGTTGCAATGAGATTTTTGATTGCCGGCACTGTCATAATGAGGTGAAG AACAATATCAATGTCGATTGGAAGCTTAGACATGAGATGCCACGCCGTCAAGTGAGTCAG GTGATATGTTCACTTTGTGGCACCGAACAGGAG GTTCAACAAGTTTGTATCAACTGTGGTGTGTGTATGGGGAAGTACTACTGTGAGACATGCAAgttgtttgatgatgat ACATCTAAGGAACAGTATCATTGCTCTGGCTGTGGGATTTGCAG AATTGGAGGGCGTGAAAATTTCTTTCATTGCTATAAATGTG GCTGTTGCTACTCAATTCTTTTGAGGAACAGTCACCCTTGTGTAGAAGGGGCGATGCATCATGATTGCCCTGTCTGCTTTGAG TTTTTGTTTGAGTCAAGATTTGATGTGACTGTTATGCCCTGTGGACACACCATTCACTCTGACTGTTTGAAAGAGATGAGGGAGCATCATCA ATATGCCTGCCCTCTTTGCTCCAAGTCTGTTTGTGATATGTCCAAGGTATGGGAGAAGTTTGACACGGAAATCGCTGCTACACCAATGCCGGAAGAATATCTAAATAAAATG GTTTGGATCCTTTGCAATGACTGTGGGAAGACCTCAGAAGTGCGGTTCCATGTGGTTGCTCAAAAATGCTTGAATTGCAAATCATACAATACTCGCCAAACTAGAGGGTGA